TTCTTTCGGATAAACTAAGATTCGGCCTTTCTAGACGCATGTTTTGGCTTAGTTGATAGATCTTGAAATGTTTCCACAGGTGTGAGTTAGGTAATGTTGAGGCCAAGATTAATGCTTTTGAAGCCTTTGGAACTATCGGTAGTGTTTGTCGAAAGTCGCCACCTAGTAACACGGATTTCCCACCGAAAGGTATGTTAGGATTATTAAATAGATCTTGTAAGGATTTGTCTAATGATTCAAAACAGCTACGATCATTCATTGGTGCTTCATCCCAAATAATTAGGGAAGCCTCTATTATCAATTGTGCAAGATGTGTTTTCTTTTTTATTAGGCACAATGACTCGTCTGATAagtcaagcggtattttaaaccGAGAGTGAGCTGTTCTGCCAGAAGGTAGCAATAGAGAAGCAATTCCGGATGATGCAACTGCCAAAACAATATTGCCTCTAGAGCGCAAAGCAGAAATGATAGTCGTCCATAAGAATGTTTTCCCAGTACCACCGTGACCGTATACAAAACCTAGTACGTGTTTGTTAGATGTTACTGATGTTATGATGTCTTCATATATGTGTAGTTGTTGAGAGTTAAGTCTGGCTCGACATGTTTCATTTTCAAGTGCTAGTTGTTCTCTATCATAGTTCTTTTCTTCCATTAGGAGTCTATTTCTTAGCCGTTCAATGAAATTAGGCATTGGCATTGGCAGGCCGAAGTCTGACAGTGACTTTGGAATGGCACCTGTGCGCAATAATAACTCAACTTCATATAAGACAACCTGCATTTGATCTTCAGCGTTAGCTATGCTATAGTTACGTGTCATGTCGTCAGCCATTTTGTGCCATTGTTGATTCCATAGTTCTACGGGATTTGATATGTCACAGTACAAAAGCATATGGGTGAATAATGAGTGCAATTTGGGGGCAGTGGCCCATATTGCAGCCTCATTGAATGCATGGGACCATTCTTGATCGTTTTCAAGTAAGCCCAGCTTTTCACATGCAGCACGGTACGTTGGACAGGGTCCCCATGCACCGTTTTTATGGATTTAAATGACTGACAACCTCTTTGATGATTTAGAAGCATCCTTAAGAAAAATCTTTCGCCACTACTTGGATGTACATATATAAGCCTACCAATGGCTGGTGTTTTGTTAGATGCTCTTTGAATCCAGACCTTGGCAGAGAGATCCCATTTATCCTGAAGAAGATAATCAACGTATCTTAAGTGACGTCCAGTAGCATCAATTTGGTTATTGCGTAGCCATTCGGTAAGAGTAGTTTGCTTAGCATATGAATTTTCTAACACGTTGTCGAGTTGGTCATTGTCCTTGAATGTAACATTTTGCATGTTTTCTAAATGGACGGATAGTACCTGTACAAGCGGATTCCTATAGTGTATTGGGAAGTTAAGAATCCTCCATGATGCTTCATGTGGACATATGAATCGACCGTCAACAAAGTTTTGAATCTCATCAATGTAGGGCTGTGCATTTTGGGTGTCATCTGGGGCATTAACAGCTTTATGCACCTTATATCGTATACGATCTGCACCTTTAGAGATGTACTTAAACAGGTACTTAATGAGCAAGCTCCAACCACAATACTCAACATTTATGTGAGCCATAAAGTGCAAAGACAAAGTTTGATTATATGGAACAACGTATCTATTGTCAAGAATAACACCATTCTTGTTTACAGTAAATCCGTTAATATCACGTTTGTAGTGAACATAACCATTTTTGTCAAAGAATGTTGTTTGTTGATAGGTCTTTGGAACTTTTTACTGCAAGACCCATCAGACATGCATGGTGAATCGGGTCTGACTAAACCACACGGACCATGAATCATAAGATCACTAACAACCATATAGAGATCGGGCTCTCTTTCGGGATCTGGTATTTCTGCGGATATATAGTTATCCACCTCAGCAGCACTCCTTATTTTGCATGCTTCAGTTACCCAAAAAAGCAGGTGGCAATGAGGTAACCCTCTTTTCTGAAACTCTATGGTATACAAATCTACATTCGTAGATAAGCAAACGAACATTAGTCAAGGGAATTGCTAATTTGTAAAATTGAAATAGAAGAACTGGTAAGAGAAAGACCTGCGGCAACTTCACCAAAAGGTCTTTTAGTCTTAAGGAAAGCTATAAGCGACTTGGCTTTAATTTGAAAAACTCTTGCTATACTGTCAGGACGATCTTCTGGCCTAAGAGAAGGGTATTTGGACATATATCTTTGTATTTCAGGCCATTTAACGTTACATGTGAAAGTGATAAAGTATTGAGGATTTCCATGGACCCTACAAATAGCTAATGCATCTAGGTAGTGTTTGTACATGTAACGTGGGCCACCAACAAAAGAAGATGGTAAAATCATTCGCTTTCCTATTGATTGTCCTTCAAGATCTCCTTGTTGGATAGCATCATGTATTCCTTGAAGGAACTCGTTACGGAACGTGTTTTGGTTTTTTCTATAATAATCAAGTCGACTTTGCTCAATGCATACGTATGCATCAACAACAAATTGTTGGAAAAGCCTACCACCGTTTAAGAGTAGCGTATATACATTAAAGCGGTCATGTAACAGATAGCTGTAATACATGTTTATAGACAACTTTGTGTCTTTATT
The Helianthus annuus cultivar XRQ/B chromosome 6, HanXRQr2.0-SUNRISE, whole genome shotgun sequence genome window above contains:
- the LOC110944529 gene encoding ATP-dependent DNA helicase pif1-like, encoding MADDMTRNYSIANAEDQMQVVLYEVELLLRTGAIPKSLSDFGLPMPMPNFIERLRNRLLMEEKNYDREQLALENETCRARLNSQQLHIYEDIITSVTSNKHVLGFVYGHGGTGKTFLWTTIISALRSRGNIVLAVASSGIASLLLPSGRTAHSRFKIPLDLSDESLCLIKKKTHLAQLIIEASLIIWDEAPMNDRSCFESLDKSLQDLFNNPNIPFGGKSVLLGGDFRQTLPIVPKASKALILASTLPNSHLWKHFKIYQLSQNMRLERPNLSLSERNSIAEFSSWLLALGDGKLGTPEINDLENTKNIEIPTQYLIPFKDGALNELIQFIYDADTLQNPSASSFSRKATVCPKNETAQEINLAILQMCHGSSITYNSVDSALPHMGDRGDTEMLYPTEYLNLLDFNGLPLHCLQLKVNAPVILLRNLNPAAGLCNGTRLIVTQLLPRIIEA
- the LOC110944528 gene encoding uncharacterized protein LOC110944528; this translates as MPLQYPLLFLHGESGWSPDMHLRVAPSNKDTKLSINMYYSYLLHDRFNVYTLLLNGGRLFQQFVVDAYVCIEQSRLDYYRKNQNTFRNEFLQGIHDAIQQGDLEGQSIGKRMILPSSFVGGPRYMYKHYLDALAICRVHGNPQYFITFTCNVKWPEIQRYMSKYPSLRPEDRPDSIARVFQIKAKSLIAFLKTKRPFGEVAADLYTIEFQKRGLPHCHLLFWVTEACKIRSAAEVDNYISAEIPDPEREPDLYMVVSDLMIHGPCGLVRPDSPCMSDGSCSKKYVVPYNQTLSLHFMAHINVEYCGWSLLIKYLFKYISKGADRIRYKVHKAVNAPDDTQNAQPYIDEIQNFVDGRFICPHEASWRILNFPIHYRNPLVQVLSVHLENMQNVTFKDNDQLDNVLENSYAKQTTLTEWLRNNQIDATGRHLRYVDYLLQDKWDLSAKVWIQRASNKTPAIGRLIYVHPSSGERFFLRMLLNHQRGCQSFKSIKTVHGDPVQRTVLHVKSWAYLKTIKNGPMHSMRLQYGPLPPNCTHYSPICFCTVTYQIP